ATTCGAGTTATGAGTTATGCAGGATTTTGCTTGCGTCCTTCGTGGGCGCCAGCTTCGATTCGATGTATCGACGATGCACGTCGAGATAAGTCTTTAGGATCAGTTCCGTCGCGACATTATCGTCCATCCATCGCGTGGAGAAGCCCGGTAGGTCGGGGTCGATCGCTAGCCGCGCGGCCGCGATTAAGTGGGCGATGAGATCGTGCGGGTCTTCGTCGCCCACGGCGAAGCGGATCGTTGTGGGGCTGATGCCCGCAGCGCGCTGGGCGGCTTCGTCCAGCTCCGAATGGGTCGTCAGGCCGGGACAGCTCACGATCGTGTTCGATTGCCCGAGGCTGATCATGTGGGCGAAGGTCGGATCGAGGCAGTCGAAGAACCGCTGGAATGTTGCGCGGGAGAGTGTGGGCATGTCGATCGTGAACAGTGGCGCGGAGAGACCAAGGAAGAGCGATTGCCGGCAAAGTTCGGCATTCGGATCGTCGGGCAGCGCGTTGCAATGAACGCGCACGTCGGGGTGCGAGGCGAGAAACCGCGCGAGGATCGCCGTGTTGATGCACTTGGTGAGCATCCGGACATCGAGCGTGCGGATGCCTTGCAGCACTTCGAAGGCGCTGTCGGCGTGGAGGAAGCCCCCTTTGACGTAATAGACGTTCCAGAACAGCGTCTGCTCCCACGATTTGTCGCCGACGCTTTGCCCCTTGGGAATGAACATGTCTTCGTTGCGGCCGATCACGACGCCGGCGATGGCCGAGCCGGTGCCAGTGAGATCCTTGGTGTAGCTGTGGATGACGAAGTCGGGGCGCTCGGCCGGATCGGAGCGCTGCAGCGGCCGGGCAAGGAACGGCGTGCCGACCGTGGCGTCGAGCAGCACGCGCAAGCCCGCCTCGTGCGCCGCCTTGCAGATGCCCGGCACGTCGAGCACGTAGCCGTGCGGGTTGCAGGGGGACTCGAGATAAACGTAGGCATGACGCTGCGAAGTAGCGCCGAGAGAACGGTCCGCGGCACCCTCACCACCGTTCGACAAGCTCACGGCAGGCTGGCCCTCTCCCGAAGGAGAGGGAGACGGAGAAAGCCGGTCCGCATATTTCATCTCGGTGTTGGCCCAAGCCGCCCGGAAATCGGCGACGGTTGGGCCTTGAAACTGCTCGACGGCGATCGCCAGGTTCGACGGCTTGGCGTACCAGTCGTGAATCAACTGATGCGCGCCGCCGTAGAGATGCTGCGACGCGATCAGCACGTCGCCATGCCCGAGCACGTGGGCCAGCGCGGCGTCGATGGCCGCCATGCCGCTGCCGAAGTTCCAGGCCAGGTATTCGCGCGTGTACGGGCCGGCTTCTAAATCGACGATGTAATTGGCCAGCGAGAGCGACGTGGGGTTCAGCAGCCGCGAGTAAATCTGCTCGAGGAATTCCTTCCCCGCGAAGGCTTCCGCGACCCAATCGGCGCAGGCGTAGACGTAGGTCGCGGTGCGGGCAATCACGGGCGTGGCCGAGAAGATGGCGGTCACGTTGTCGAAAATGGCATACGGTCCTTTGGCCGATTGCGTGCTGAGGCTGTAGCCGAGCGATTGGTACGCGCGGCGAAAGGGATTCTGCAGCGTGTCGAGCAACTTGGCGATTTGGAACGAGAGAAACTTCTTGGCGTTGAACCAGGCGATCCGGTCGCTGCGGTCGAGCGAGTCGATCGATTCGGCGGTGATCCGCCAAAGTTGGTCTAGATCGCCGCCGGCGGCATACAGGTGGCCGACGATCCGAGAGAGCGTCCGGCCGTAATCGGAGTCGGCGGCGATGTGAAAGTGCGCGAGTTGCTCGGCCGCGAGCGCCGCGGCGCCGACCGCCTCGGTCGAGCGGCGCAGCGGCGAGAGGCCGCGCATGGCTTGAAGTTTCTGCGACTCGTTGGAACTCGTCATGGCGAAGTCCTTGGGAAGCATGTCCGTGGCGACGCCGAATTGATTCAACCGGCCACGAAGAATTGTAGCCGGTCGAAGAAGTGTCATCGGGCCGATTTGGCCGGCGGGTGCGGCGATCGCAAGTCGGGACGCCGTGGAAGATATCTCAAATCCAGCGCCGTTTTGCTCGCCAAAAGTCGGCGCGGCGATAGGCACATAGCCCATCTTTTCGGGGGTTTGACAACGAAAAAGCTCATTCAATAAGCGCAAAAAACTCATCGACTTCTATCGCGTTCGGACGTATTCTCGACTTAGCCGGCGCGCGGCCGCTTGTCGCCGCCGGCCGAGTTCGAGGCCGGTAAGCGCGGTTCCAGATTTCTCCATGCCATGTTGCTGGCTCGAATTGGGATGACAAAAAATTGCAGAAGTTTTCTGAAATTTCTGCGTGCAATTTCCTGAGAATCTGATTAGCCTGGGGTTAATCCATTCGTAAGGCCGGTTTTCCCGGAAAGACTTGAATTGAAGGCGGAAGTTCAGCTTGCCGTCCGCTTCGAGGACGGCGAAAGGCATTGATTGCGCGGTTCAAGGCGTTGATTGCGCGGTTCGCAGTGCGTTTGTGCCGTGGCAGATCATTGCCGCGGGGGCAGGCTCTCATTGTTTTTACTTCCAGGCGGAATCAAATCACCGCGGGATGTTCTCGTAAGTCTCATGAGGTAACGACATGATTCGGCGCGTCATCGGTTTGTCGGCAATTGCCGTTTTGGCTTCATCGGCGTTGGCTTCTACGGCTGCGGCGCAAACGAGTATCTTTTGGAACGGGACCGGCACCACTTGGAATTCAACGGCCGATTGGTGGACGACCGCCGCGGGGACGACGCCGGTCGCCGCCTTCTCCGGGGCGACGATCATCGCCAATTTCAACGCCACCGG
The nucleotide sequence above comes from Pirellulales bacterium. Encoded proteins:
- a CDS encoding PLP-dependent transferase, which gives rise to MTSSNESQKLQAMRGLSPLRRSTEAVGAAALAAEQLAHFHIAADSDYGRTLSRIVGHLYAAGGDLDQLWRITAESIDSLDRSDRIAWFNAKKFLSFQIAKLLDTLQNPFRRAYQSLGYSLSTQSAKGPYAIFDNVTAIFSATPVIARTATYVYACADWVAEAFAGKEFLEQIYSRLLNPTSLSLANYIVDLEAGPYTREYLAWNFGSGMAAIDAALAHVLGHGDVLIASQHLYGGAHQLIHDWYAKPSNLAIAVEQFQGPTVADFRAAWANTEMKYADRLSPSPSPSGEGQPAVSLSNGGEGAADRSLGATSQRHAYVYLESPCNPHGYVLDVPGICKAAHEAGLRVLLDATVGTPFLARPLQRSDPAERPDFVIHSYTKDLTGTGSAIAGVVIGRNEDMFIPKGQSVGDKSWEQTLFWNVYYVKGGFLHADSAFEVLQGIRTLDVRMLTKCINTAILARFLASHPDVRVHCNALPDDPNAELCRQSLFLGLSAPLFTIDMPTLSRATFQRFFDCLDPTFAHMISLGQSNTIVSCPGLTTHSELDEAAQRAAGISPTTIRFAVGDEDPHDLIAHLIAAARLAIDPDLPGFSTRWMDDNVATELILKTYLDVHRRYIESKLAPTKDASKILHNS